Proteins found in one Cellulomonas palmilytica genomic segment:
- a CDS encoding cytochrome c oxidase subunit 4 gives MKLEAKLFGYGIAFFVPVGLVYALWSDGEPVGTVAIPLVGGLVGMIGAYFALLARRIDPRPEDDEHGEIEQGAGDQGVYAPWSWWPLAIGAASAITFLGLAVGWWLVGVGAVIGVIGLVGWVFEFSRGQHAH, from the coding sequence GTGAAGCTCGAGGCCAAGCTCTTCGGTTACGGGATCGCGTTCTTCGTCCCCGTCGGCCTCGTCTACGCGCTCTGGAGCGACGGCGAGCCCGTCGGCACCGTCGCCATCCCGCTCGTCGGCGGCCTCGTCGGGATGATCGGCGCGTACTTCGCGCTCCTCGCGCGGCGCATCGACCCTCGCCCCGAGGACGACGAGCACGGCGAGATCGAGCAGGGCGCCGGCGACCAGGGCGTGTACGCGCCGTGGTCCTGGTGGCCGCTCGCCATCGGCGCCGCGTCCGCGATCACGTTCCTCGGCCTCGCGGTCGGGTGGTGGCTGGTCGGCGTCGGCGCCGTGATCGGCGTGATCGGTCTCGTCGGCTGGGTGTTCGAGTTCTCTCGCGGACAGCACGCGCACTGA
- a CDS encoding superoxide dismutase, translated as MADYTLPDLPYDYAALEPHISGRIMELHHDKHHAAYVTGANTALEKLAEARESGDLGAVNLHEKNLAFNLGGHVNHSVFWQNLSPEGGDKPTGELAAAIDEFFGSFDGFQKHFAANAVGIQGSGWSILGWDSVGQKLAIFQLYDQQSNFPLGLVPIVVLDMWEHAFYLDYVNVKADYVKAWWNIVNWADAAARFERARSQTAGLIVPTV; from the coding sequence ATGGCTGACTACACGCTTCCGGACCTGCCGTACGACTACGCGGCCCTCGAGCCGCACATCTCCGGCCGGATCATGGAGCTGCACCACGACAAGCACCACGCCGCCTACGTCACCGGCGCCAACACGGCGCTCGAGAAGCTGGCCGAGGCACGCGAGTCCGGTGACCTCGGTGCGGTCAACCTCCACGAGAAGAACCTCGCGTTCAACCTCGGTGGCCACGTGAACCACTCGGTCTTCTGGCAGAACCTCTCCCCCGAGGGCGGCGACAAGCCTACGGGCGAGCTCGCCGCGGCGATCGACGAGTTCTTCGGGTCGTTCGACGGCTTCCAGAAGCACTTCGCCGCCAACGCCGTGGGCATCCAGGGCTCCGGCTGGTCGATCCTCGGCTGGGACTCGGTCGGGCAGAAGCTCGCGATCTTCCAGCTCTACGACCAGCAGAGCAACTTCCCGCTCGGCCTCGTGCCGATCGTCGTGCTCGACATGTGGGAGCACGCGTTCTACCTCGACTACGTCAACGTCAAGGCGGACTACGTCAAGGCGTGGTGGAACATCGTCAACTGGGCGGACGCTGCTGCGCGCTTCGAGCGTGCGCGTTCGCAGACTGCGGGCCTCATCGTCCCGACCGTCTGA
- the qcrB gene encoding cytochrome bc1 complex cytochrome b subunit encodes MSELKTAPTRGAKAAGATADYLDQRTGIGNAVKFFARKVFPDHWSFFLGEIALYSFVTLLVSGVFLTLFFVPSMAETHYEGPWPSMNGVEMSEAFSSTLRLSFEVRGGLLMRQIHHWAALIFMASIVVHMFRVFFTGAFRKPREINWLVGFVLLILGLAAGFSGYSLPDDVLSGNGLRITDGVVKAIPIIGSYLSYFVFGGEFPGTDLIPRLFTVHILLVPGLILALIGLHLFLMVMHKHTQYPGSGRTNTNVVGYPALPAYAGKLLFNFFVVFGVIALMAGTMSINPVWNYGPYDPSPVSAGAQPDWYMLFLEGSLRLMPGQTEIMLGSYTLSLNVIIPAMVVPGILFTLLGAYPFIESFATGDKSEHHVLDRPRNRPFRTAFGVSLLVAFAILVLAGSNDLIATHFHLSINDITWAFRVLIFLGPWFAFVVTKRICLGLQRKDRELVLHGHETGRIVRYASGEYIEVHKPLDAHERWLRVQHEAIRPLEIEPAEDSRGVRRKGYKADRLRQRLSQLFYEDRVEPVTPAELAAAHAAHGHHDDHAVEGSHGVPAQVGAGSPASETTADERNH; translated from the coding sequence TCTACAGCTTCGTCACGCTGCTCGTCTCGGGCGTGTTCCTGACGCTGTTCTTCGTGCCGAGCATGGCCGAGACGCACTACGAGGGCCCCTGGCCGTCGATGAACGGCGTCGAGATGTCCGAGGCGTTCTCCTCGACGCTGCGCCTGTCGTTCGAGGTCCGCGGCGGTCTGCTCATGCGGCAGATCCACCACTGGGCGGCGCTGATCTTCATGGCGTCGATCGTGGTCCACATGTTCCGCGTCTTCTTCACCGGCGCGTTCCGCAAGCCGCGCGAGATCAACTGGCTCGTCGGCTTCGTGCTGCTGATCCTCGGCCTCGCCGCCGGCTTCTCCGGCTACTCGCTCCCCGACGACGTGCTCTCCGGCAACGGCCTGCGCATCACCGACGGCGTCGTCAAGGCGATCCCGATCATCGGGTCGTACCTGTCGTACTTCGTCTTCGGCGGCGAGTTCCCCGGCACGGACCTCATCCCGCGCCTGTTCACCGTGCACATCCTGCTCGTGCCCGGCCTGATCCTCGCGCTCATCGGCCTGCACCTGTTCCTCATGGTGATGCACAAGCACACGCAGTACCCGGGCTCGGGCCGCACCAACACCAACGTCGTGGGCTACCCCGCCCTGCCGGCGTACGCGGGCAAGCTGCTGTTCAACTTCTTCGTGGTGTTCGGCGTCATCGCGCTCATGGCGGGCACGATGTCGATCAACCCCGTGTGGAACTACGGACCGTACGACCCGTCGCCGGTGTCCGCGGGTGCCCAGCCCGACTGGTACATGCTGTTCCTCGAAGGGTCCCTGCGACTGATGCCGGGGCAGACGGAGATCATGCTCGGCAGCTACACGCTCAGCCTGAACGTGATCATCCCGGCCATGGTGGTCCCCGGCATCCTCTTCACGCTGCTGGGTGCGTACCCGTTCATCGAGTCGTTCGCCACCGGCGACAAGAGCGAGCACCACGTGCTCGACCGCCCGCGCAACCGCCCGTTCCGCACCGCGTTCGGCGTCTCGCTCCTCGTGGCGTTCGCGATCCTCGTGCTCGCGGGGTCGAACGACCTCATCGCGACGCACTTCCACCTGTCGATCAACGACATCACGTGGGCGTTCCGCGTGCTGATCTTCCTCGGCCCGTGGTTCGCGTTCGTCGTCACCAAGCGCATCTGCCTCGGGCTCCAGCGCAAGGACCGCGAGCTGGTGCTGCACGGCCACGAGACCGGACGCATCGTGCGCTACGCGTCCGGTGAGTACATCGAGGTCCACAAGCCGCTGGACGCGCACGAGCGCTGGCTCCGCGTGCAGCACGAGGCCATCCGCCCGCTCGAGATCGAGCCCGCCGAGGACTCGCGCGGCGTGCGCCGCAAGGGGTACAAGGCGGACCGCCTGCGGCAGCGGCTCTCGCAGCTGTTCTACGAGGACCGTGTCGAGCCCGTCACGCCGGCCGAGCTGGCCGCCGCGCACGCGGCGCACGGCCACCACGACGACCACGCCGTCGAGGGCTCCCACGGGGTCCCCGCGCAGGTCGGCGCCGGGTCTCCAGCATCCGAGACGACCGCCGACGAGCGGAATCACTGA
- the ctaD gene encoding aa3-type cytochrome oxidase subunit I, with protein sequence MAAVVENIPGLAPSRQSLGRTVVKWVTSTDHKTIGYMYLITSVIWFVVGGLLALLIRAELFTPGMDLFQSKEQYNQAFTMHGTIMLLLFATPLFAGFANVIMPLQIGAPDVAFPRLNMFAFWLFFFGGLIAAGGFLTPQGAASFGWFAYAPLSNTVYSPGLGGDLWVFGLALGGFGTILGAVNFITTIVTMRAPGMTMFRMPIFTWNTLVTSLLVLMAFPPLAAALFALGADRRLGAQVFNPENGGALLWQHLFWFFGHPEVYIIALPFFGIVTEILPVFSRKPIFGYKGLVYATIAIAALSVTVWAHHMYVTGSVLLPFFAFMTMLIAVPTGVKFFNWIGTMWRGKLTFETPMLWAIGFLVTFLFGGLTGIILSSPALDFHLSDTYFVVAHFHYVVFGTVVFAMFAGFYFWWPKFTGKMLNERLGKIHFWTLFIGFHTTFLVQHWLGVIGMPRRYADYAEADGFTWMNQLSTVGAIILGASMLPFFWNVYTTARNAPKVTVDDPWGFGASLEWATSCPPPRHNFTSLPRIRSERPAFDLHHPEVAAMDFVEPDPGPLDWEAQRTGEVSTAAERVANGTGEPEQSTTTIVDEPRTNPNEEGTK encoded by the coding sequence ATGGCCGCGGTCGTGGAGAACATCCCGGGCCTGGCGCCGTCGCGCCAGAGCCTCGGTCGCACCGTGGTCAAGTGGGTCACGTCCACCGACCACAAGACGATCGGGTACATGTACCTGATCACGAGCGTGATCTGGTTCGTCGTCGGCGGCCTCCTGGCGCTCCTCATCCGCGCCGAGCTGTTCACGCCCGGCATGGACCTGTTCCAGTCCAAGGAGCAGTACAACCAGGCGTTCACGATGCACGGCACGATCATGCTGCTGCTGTTCGCGACACCGCTGTTCGCGGGCTTCGCCAACGTGATCATGCCGCTGCAGATCGGTGCGCCCGACGTGGCGTTCCCGCGCCTGAACATGTTCGCGTTCTGGCTGTTCTTCTTCGGTGGCCTCATCGCCGCCGGGGGCTTCCTCACGCCGCAGGGCGCCGCGTCGTTCGGGTGGTTCGCCTACGCTCCGCTGTCGAACACCGTGTACTCGCCGGGCCTCGGCGGTGACCTGTGGGTCTTCGGTCTCGCCCTCGGTGGCTTCGGCACGATCCTCGGTGCCGTCAACTTCATCACCACGATCGTCACGATGCGTGCGCCCGGCATGACGATGTTCCGGATGCCGATCTTCACGTGGAACACCCTCGTGACGTCGCTGCTCGTGCTCATGGCGTTCCCGCCGCTGGCCGCCGCGCTGTTCGCGCTCGGCGCCGACCGCCGCCTCGGCGCGCAGGTCTTCAACCCCGAGAACGGGGGAGCGCTGCTCTGGCAGCACCTGTTCTGGTTCTTCGGGCACCCCGAGGTCTACATCATCGCCCTGCCGTTCTTCGGCATCGTGACCGAGATCCTGCCGGTGTTCAGCCGCAAGCCGATCTTCGGCTACAAGGGTCTCGTCTACGCCACCATCGCGATCGCGGCCCTCTCGGTGACCGTGTGGGCCCACCACATGTACGTCACGGGCTCGGTGCTGCTGCCGTTCTTCGCGTTCATGACGATGCTGATCGCGGTGCCGACCGGTGTGAAGTTCTTCAACTGGATCGGCACGATGTGGCGCGGGAAGCTCACGTTCGAGACCCCGATGCTCTGGGCCATCGGCTTCCTCGTGACGTTCCTCTTCGGCGGCCTGACGGGCATCATCCTGTCCAGCCCGGCGCTCGACTTCCACCTGTCCGACACCTACTTCGTGGTGGCGCACTTCCACTACGTCGTGTTCGGGACGGTCGTGTTCGCGATGTTCGCCGGCTTCTACTTCTGGTGGCCGAAGTTCACCGGGAAGATGCTGAACGAGCGCCTCGGCAAGATCCACTTCTGGACGCTGTTCATCGGCTTCCACACCACGTTCCTGGTGCAGCACTGGCTCGGCGTCATCGGCATGCCGCGTCGGTACGCGGACTACGCCGAGGCCGACGGCTTCACGTGGATGAACCAGCTGTCGACCGTCGGTGCGATCATCCTCGGCGCCTCGATGCTGCCGTTCTTCTGGAACGTGTACACCACGGCGCGGAACGCGCCGAAGGTCACCGTCGACGACCCGTGGGGCTTCGGCGCCTCGCTCGAGTGGGCCACGTCCTGCCCGCCGCCGCGGCACAACTTCACGTCGCTTCCCCGCATCCGCTCGGAGCGCCCCGCGTTCGACCTGCACCACCCGGAGGTCGCCGCGATGGACTTCGTCGAGCCGGACCCGGGCCCGCTCGACTGGGAGGCCCAGCGCACGGGTGAGGTCAGCACGGCCGCCGAGCGCGTCGCGAACGGCACCGGTGAGCCCGAGCAGTCCACGACGACGATCGTCGACGAGCCCCGCACGAACCCGAACGAGGAGGGCACGAAGTGA